In a single window of the Eshraghiella crossota genome:
- a CDS encoding DUF5688 family protein — protein MAYEYDHDCPFEAFITNLGKYNEGELVGEWVKFPTTSEELQKVFERIGIGSKDDFGNPYEEWFISDYDCYVDGLYEKLGEYENLDELNYLASKLDELDDHDYNHFQAAMQISDYTGSIKDVINLIDNLDKYEIYPGVESNADLGHYYIDELGMMEVPDYLADYIDYEAYGRDVAINEMGQFTDYGYVRDTQESFTEYYDGDRENIPDEYRVMDFMVSGEKERKTMNYETFKQEFAEDIKEKLYERGYDDVRISFNNVEKTNQNYEAMSVVPEGNNVGVNFNIENAFANYEHTDDYAGVLASATMVIADGLDRAPAIDVSALMDYENMKEKLSVEVISADANADLLANVPHDRMEDLAVVYRFVMESSEDGRASILVTNNLMDRMGVSHEQLRADALENSPEIRPVVIMGMNEVMKEMIDPEVYEMFGIPDDAEETMYVATVPDKNSGAGVIAYQDFMDQAAERVGGDFFVLPSSINEILLVPDNGDMTADALRDMVKDVNAKEVSPEERLSDNVYHYDSKDHVFELAEKFEARQQEKKTEIDEKSEEKGSILKDLKDKQKEAAAKPPVKDAAEKAAKSKGGEVL, from the coding sequence ATGGCATATGAATATGACCATGACTGTCCGTTTGAAGCCTTCATCACCAATCTTGGAAAATACAACGAGGGTGAGCTGGTCGGCGAATGGGTGAAGTTTCCCACCACATCAGAAGAACTGCAAAAAGTATTTGAACGAATTGGAATCGGCTCAAAAGATGATTTCGGTAATCCTTATGAAGAATGGTTCATTAGTGATTATGACTGTTATGTTGATGGGCTGTATGAAAAGCTGGGAGAATATGAAAACCTGGATGAACTCAATTATCTGGCTTCCAAGCTCGATGAGCTGGATGATCATGATTATAACCATTTTCAGGCGGCAATGCAGATCAGTGATTATACAGGCAGTATTAAAGATGTGATCAATCTTATTGATAACCTGGATAAGTATGAAATCTATCCGGGAGTAGAAAGCAATGCTGATCTGGGACATTACTATATCGACGAACTCGGTATGATGGAAGTTCCGGATTATCTTGCTGATTACATTGATTATGAGGCCTATGGCAGAGATGTGGCCATTAACGAAATGGGACAGTTTACAGATTATGGATATGTGAGAGATACACAGGAATCTTTTACAGAATATTACGATGGAGACCGTGAGAACATCCCGGATGAATACAGGGTTATGGATTTTATGGTTTCTGGTGAGAAAGAGAGGAAAACTATGAATTACGAAACATTTAAGCAGGAATTTGCAGAGGATATCAAAGAAAAGCTCTATGAGAGAGGCTATGATGATGTAAGAATCAGCTTCAATAATGTGGAGAAGACAAATCAGAATTATGAAGCTATGTCGGTTGTTCCGGAAGGCAACAATGTGGGTGTCAATTTTAATATTGAGAATGCCTTTGCAAACTATGAGCACACGGATGATTATGCCGGAGTGCTTGCCAGTGCAACAATGGTCATTGCTGATGGTCTTGACAGAGCTCCTGCTATTGATGTAAGTGCTCTTATGGATTATGAGAACATGAAAGAGAAGCTTTCTGTGGAAGTTATTTCAGCGGATGCAAACGCTGATCTGCTTGCCAACGTACCGCATGACAGAATGGAAGATCTGGCAGTTGTATATCGTTTTGTGATGGAGAGCAGCGAAGATGGACGTGCATCTATTCTGGTCACCAACAATCTGATGGATCGTATGGGAGTTTCCCATGAACAGCTCAGGGCAGATGCTTTGGAGAATTCACCGGAGATCAGACCGGTAGTGATCATGGGAATGAATGAGGTCATGAAGGAAATGATTGACCCGGAAGTATATGAGATGTTTGGAATTCCGGATGATGCGGAGGAAACGATGTACGTCGCAACAGTCCCTGATAAGAATTCCGGAGCAGGAGTAATTGCCTATCAGGATTTCATGGATCAGGCAGCAGAAAGAGTTGGCGGAGATTTCTTTGTGCTTCCGTCTTCCATCAATGAGATCCTTTTAGTTCCCGATAATGGAGACATGACAGCTGATGCGCTCAGGGATATGGTAAAGGATGTGAATGCCAAGGAGGTAAGCCCGGAGGAAAGACTTTCTGATAATGTCTACCATTACGATTCCAAGGATCATGTCTTTGAACTTGCAGAGAAGTTTGAGGCAAGACAGCAGGAAAAGAAAACGGAGATTGATGAAAAATCAGAGGAGAAAGGATCCATATTAAAAGATCTGAAGGATAAGCAGAAGGAAGCAGCTGCAAAGCCTCCGGTAAAGGATGCTGCGGAAAAAGCAGCAAAATCAAAAGGCGGAGAAGTATTATAA
- a CDS encoding helix-turn-helix domain-containing protein, with protein MSNFENYDFILPDGVVIENEKADKEGRKKRMSAMCVKVREQTNMNRKEFAEWLGIPYRTMQDWERGVSEVPDYVLNLIAYKVKNEKEKGNI; from the coding sequence ATGAGCAATTTTGAAAATTATGATTTTATATTACCTGATGGAGTGGTAATTGAAAATGAAAAGGCTGATAAAGAAGGAAGGAAGAAAAGAATGTCTGCTATGTGTGTAAAGGTCCGTGAACAGACAAATATGAACAGAAAAGAATTTGCTGAATGGCTTGGAATTCCGTATAGAACGATGCAGGACTGGGAGCGGGGTGTGAGCGAGGTCCCTGATTATGTACTGAATCTTATAGCATATAAAGTAAAAAATGAAAAAGAAAAAGGAAACATTTGA
- a CDS encoding DUF6017 domain-containing protein, with protein sequence MEDRIRLSYFYGKEADQFSFYKIPKLLFTEEYFKKISVEAKVLYGLMLDRMSLSMKNQWMDDEGRAYIYYSLEDIMEALGCSNKKAISIMKELDTDAGIGLIEKKRQGQGKPTMIYLKQFMVQDVQKCRNFTSEQKAAVSEVKNLHILKCKNAMSRSEEITLPEVKNIHTNKNNINNTELSNTESYLIVSGNDEIGSDVQAYAELIRDNIDLDILLERYPFDKELLNGIFDLILETVLCRNNEIVVASNKYPAELVRSKFLKLTSSHIEYAMGCMKSNTTKVHNIKKYLLATLFNAPSTISGYYQAEVNHDYPQFAVSGK encoded by the coding sequence ATGGAAGACAGAATAAGACTATCCTATTTCTATGGAAAGGAAGCGGATCAGTTTTCATTTTATAAAATACCGAAGTTATTATTTACCGAAGAGTATTTCAAAAAAATATCAGTGGAGGCAAAGGTGTTGTACGGGCTGATGCTGGATAGGATGTCACTATCTATGAAAAATCAGTGGATGGACGATGAAGGGAGAGCTTACATATATTATTCGCTTGAAGATATCATGGAGGCTCTGGGATGCAGTAACAAAAAAGCAATATCCATAATGAAAGAATTGGACACGGATGCTGGTATAGGTTTGATTGAAAAGAAGCGCCAGGGGCAGGGAAAACCAACCATGATTTATCTAAAACAGTTTATGGTGCAGGATGTTCAGAAGTGTAGAAACTTCACTTCTGAGCAAAAAGCGGCAGTTTCAGAAGTGAAGAATTTACATATCTTGAAGTGTAAAAATGCCATGTCTAGAAGTGAAGAAATTACACTTCCAGAAGTGAAAAATATTCACACTAATAAGAATAATATAAATAATACTGAGTTAAGTAATACTGAATCTTATCTTATCGTATCCGGAAATGATGAGATAGGATCCGACGTACAAGCATATGCAGAACTTATCAGAGATAATATTGATCTGGATATTCTGTTAGAGAGATATCCGTTTGACAAAGAGTTACTTAATGGCATCTTTGATTTGATTTTGGAAACAGTGTTATGCAGGAACAATGAAATTGTAGTGGCATCCAATAAATATCCGGCAGAGCTGGTCAGAAGTAAATTTCTGAAACTGACCAGTTCGCATATTGAATATGCAATGGGATGTATGAAATCAAATACCACAAAAGTGCATAACATCAAGAAATATCTGCTGGCAACATTGTTCAATGCACCAAGTACAATCAGTGGTTATTATCAGGCAGAGGTTAACCATGATTATCCCCAGTTTGCTGTAAGTGGCAAATAA
- a CDS encoding ParB/RepB/Spo0J family partition protein, protein MASKVAGKIKLQSVDELLGVPEIAGTQEIEIGRIHAFPNHPFKVLDDEKMDTLVDSIRENGILNPVIVRPDQSGNYEMISGHRRLHAAKIVGLKKVPAIVKEMSDDEAIIKMVDANIQREEILPSERAFSLKMKMDAIKRQGKRSDLTSDHNGPKLAAVEVGQTVGISSTQVKRYIRLTELIPELLECTDNKKIGLVMAVDLSYLDEQVQKWVYEYFKENGFLKPVQVEALKNYPNLSNVTQFSVISIMNDALPKKSKESKLSFSAKKLDKYFPPQYSTKERESIIIQLLEQWSADQVQSE, encoded by the coding sequence ATGGCAAGCAAAGTAGCAGGAAAGATTAAATTACAGTCAGTAGATGAATTATTGGGAGTACCGGAGATTGCCGGTACTCAGGAAATAGAGATTGGAAGAATTCATGCGTTTCCGAACCATCCGTTTAAGGTGCTGGATGATGAAAAGATGGACACTTTGGTTGATAGTATCAGGGAAAATGGCATCCTGAATCCAGTAATTGTAAGACCTGATCAGAGCGGAAATTATGAAATGATATCTGGACATCGCAGGTTACACGCAGCAAAGATTGTGGGATTGAAAAAGGTTCCGGCTATAGTAAAGGAAATGTCTGATGATGAAGCCATTATAAAAATGGTGGATGCCAATATTCAGAGGGAAGAGATACTTCCGAGTGAAAGGGCATTTAGCTTGAAAATGAAAATGGATGCAATAAAAAGGCAAGGAAAGAGGTCTGATTTAACTTCGGACCATAATGGTCCAAAGTTAGCAGCCGTTGAGGTAGGACAAACAGTAGGAATATCTTCTACGCAAGTAAAAAGATATATTAGACTGACAGAACTAATCCCCGAATTATTGGAATGCACAGATAATAAGAAAATTGGATTGGTAATGGCAGTTGATCTTTCATACCTTGATGAACAGGTGCAGAAATGGGTATATGAATATTTTAAGGAAAATGGATTTTTGAAGCCGGTACAGGTTGAAGCATTGAAGAATTATCCTAACTTATCCAATGTAACACAATTCAGTGTCATTTCTATAATGAATGATGCATTACCGAAGAAGAGCAAGGAATCAAAGCTATCTTTTTCAGCAAAGAAACTGGATAAATATTTTCCACCGCAGTATTCAACAAAAGAACGTGAAAGTATAATCATTCAGCTATTGGAACAGTGGAGTGCAGATCAGGTACAGTCAGAGTAG
- a CDS encoding ParA family protein: MCRVIAVSNQKGGVGKTVSCVNLGIGLAQEGKKVLLIDADPQGSLTISLGYEEPDEMEYSLATLMMNIVNDEKLNIEKTILHHKEGVDLIPANIELSAIEVSLVNAMSRELILRSMVDRLREFYDYIIIDCMPSLGMMTINALACADSVLIPVQAAYLPVKGLQQLIKTIGRVKKQLNPKLKIEGILLTMVDNRTNYARDISLMVYDTYSASIKVFGTEIPMSVRASEVSVEGGSIYSYDPKGKAAFAYMALTKEVLKEAE, from the coding sequence ATGTGCAGAGTAATAGCAGTATCAAATCAAAAAGGCGGAGTAGGTAAAACAGTATCATGTGTAAATCTTGGAATAGGGTTGGCACAGGAAGGAAAGAAAGTGCTTCTGATAGACGCAGATCCACAGGGAAGTCTAACAATCAGCCTGGGATATGAGGAGCCGGATGAAATGGAGTATTCTCTGGCAACACTGATGATGAACATTGTGAATGATGAAAAACTGAATATAGAAAAGACAATCTTACACCATAAGGAAGGAGTGGACCTTATCCCGGCTAACATTGAATTGTCAGCGATTGAGGTGTCATTAGTAAATGCCATGAGCAGGGAACTGATTCTGAGATCTATGGTAGACAGGCTGAGAGAATTTTATGATTACATCATTATTGATTGTATGCCTTCGCTTGGAATGATGACAATTAACGCATTGGCATGTGCAGATTCTGTACTGATACCGGTGCAGGCAGCGTATCTTCCGGTCAAAGGCTTACAGCAGCTGATCAAGACAATAGGAAGAGTAAAGAAGCAGCTGAATCCAAAACTCAAGATTGAAGGAATTCTTCTAACTATGGTTGATAACAGAACTAATTATGCCAGGGATATTTCCCTGATGGTGTATGATACCTATTCTGCATCAATCAAGGTATTTGGAACAGAGATACCGATGTCAGTCAGGGCATCAGAGGTCAGTGTGGAGGGTGGAAGCATCTATTCCTATGATCCAAAGGGTAAAGCGGCATTTGCTTATATGGCATTAACTAAGGAAGTATTGAAGGAGGCAGAGTAA
- a CDS encoding ParB/RepB/Spo0J family partition protein, translated as MSLTEKTDIRDSDEKVVEIEMERLRNFTNHPFKIIGDSQMIELQDSIKKYGVLNPLIVRPRKEGYYEIISGHRRKYAAERLGYKKIPVIIRMMQDDEAVVTMVDSNLQREQITPSEKAYAYKMKYDAIKKKAGRKNCGQVDHNTGKRSIDVIGELCGDSAKQVQRYIKMTELIPALLDKVDDGSMGFTPAVQLSYLKKKEQQEIIDAMEATQCTPSLSQAIRIKKLSEAGKLTESEAEGILGEIKQKEADRVVFKNEQLYRFFPSTYTSEQMRREILEILKSWRNSNWI; from the coding sequence ATGTCATTGACAGAAAAGACGGATATCAGAGATTCGGATGAAAAAGTAGTTGAAATTGAAATGGAGCGGTTAAGAAATTTTACAAATCATCCATTCAAGATAATCGGTGACAGTCAGATGATTGAACTACAGGACAGTATTAAGAAATATGGAGTTCTTAATCCATTGATCGTCCGGCCGAGGAAAGAAGGCTACTATGAAATCATTTCAGGTCACAGAAGGAAATATGCAGCGGAGCGACTGGGGTATAAGAAAATACCTGTGATTATCCGCATGATGCAGGATGATGAAGCTGTAGTGACTATGGTGGATTCTAATTTACAGAGAGAGCAGATTACACCAAGTGAAAAAGCATATGCCTACAAGATGAAATATGATGCCATTAAAAAGAAAGCAGGCAGAAAGAATTGTGGTCAAGTTGACCACAATACAGGAAAGAGAAGTATTGATGTGATCGGAGAACTTTGTGGAGACAGTGCAAAGCAGGTCCAGCGTTATATCAAAATGACAGAATTGATACCGGCTCTATTGGATAAGGTGGATGACGGATCAATGGGATTTACCCCGGCAGTGCAGTTATCTTATCTGAAAAAGAAAGAACAGCAGGAAATTATTGATGCAATGGAGGCAACCCAGTGTACGCCATCACTTTCGCAGGCAATAAGGATCAAGAAATTAAGTGAGGCTGGAAAGCTTACAGAAAGCGAAGCGGAAGGAATCCTTGGAGAGATAAAACAGAAGGAAGCAGACAGAGTAGTTTTTAAGAATGAACAGTTATACAGATTCTTCCCATCAACCTATACATCGGAACAGATGCGGAGAGAAATACTGGAAATATTGAAATCATGGAGAAATAGTAACTGGATTTAG
- a CDS encoding DUF3881 family protein yields the protein MDKIIKDYIEKSVENNVVKYVKKEPGKSRFITAELDMPLLSDCDGNHRGGIKIRGKYNSVTGSFYYTNCFPYVVSNYSYYAESVSITMKKDSEGYLGIVSGQVSELSPIFFVTNDIELISCNPEKSDFENVNVYLTGLALEGKIILPANLNNKPEQTDSDVNRGDLLGRALSGDRDAITELTMVDLDTYIDIGKRIKNEDVYSIVYSSMVPAGLESDMYSVVGNILEIDTLENDITGNYLYMLLIECNSMVFHVIIDSSTLLGEPEVGRRFVGSVWLQGKISID from the coding sequence ATGGATAAAATAATAAAAGATTATATAGAAAAGTCCGTTGAAAATAACGTAGTGAAATATGTTAAAAAGGAACCGGGAAAAAGTCGTTTTATTACAGCGGAGCTGGATATGCCCCTGCTGTCTGATTGTGACGGCAATCATCGTGGCGGTATCAAAATTAGAGGAAAATATAATTCTGTAACAGGAAGTTTTTACTATACAAATTGTTTTCCCTATGTAGTAAGTAATTATTCATATTATGCAGAAAGTGTCTCAATAACCATGAAAAAAGATTCCGAGGGCTACCTTGGAATTGTAAGCGGCCAGGTGAGTGAATTATCACCCATATTTTTTGTAACAAATGACATTGAACTTATAAGCTGTAATCCGGAAAAGTCAGATTTTGAAAATGTCAATGTGTACCTCACGGGACTTGCTTTGGAGGGAAAAATTATTTTACCTGCAAATTTAAATAACAAGCCAGAACAGACCGATTCCGATGTCAACAGAGGAGATCTTTTAGGCCGTGCTTTAAGCGGTGACAGGGACGCAATCACGGAGCTTACCATGGTTGACCTTGATACATATATTGATATAGGTAAAAGAATAAAAAATGAGGATGTATATTCGATTGTATACAGCTCTATGGTTCCTGCGGGACTTGAGTCGGATATGTATTCAGTTGTGGGAAACATTCTGGAAATTGATACATTGGAAAATGATATTACAGGAAATTATCTGTATATGCTTTTGATAGAATGTAACTCAATGGTATTTCATGTGATAATAGACAGTAGTACATTACTTGGTGAACCTGAAGTGGGCAGACGTTTTGTGGGTAGTGTATGGCTTCAGGGCAAAATAAGTATCGACTGA
- the serS gene encoding serine--tRNA ligase: MLDIKFVRENPDIVKENIKKKFQDHKIPMVDEVIKLDEEARKVQQEADSLRADRNKLSKQIGALMGQGKKEEAEEVKKQVGLNSARLAELEEKETELQAKVKKIMMVIPNIIDPSVPIGKNDQENVEVQRYGEPVVPDFEIPYHTEIMESFNGIDLDSARRVAGNGFYYLMGDIARLHSAVISYARDFMINRGFTYCVPPFMIRSDVVTGVMSFDEMEAMMYKIEGEDLYLIGTSEHSMIGKFIDNVLEEKNLPYTLTSYSPCFRKEKGAHGIEERGVYRIHQFEKQEMIVVCKPEDSKMWFDKLWQNTVDLFRTLDIPVRTLECCSGDLADLKVKSVDVEAWSPRQKKYFEVGSCSNLSDAQARRLGIRVKAEDGSKYYAHTLNNTVVAPPRMLIAFLENNLNADGSVNIPEALQPYMGGMTKIVKK; the protein is encoded by the coding sequence ATGTTAGACATTAAGTTTGTGAGAGAAAATCCTGATATCGTAAAGGAGAATATTAAGAAGAAATTTCAGGACCATAAGATTCCTATGGTTGATGAAGTAATAAAGTTAGATGAAGAAGCAAGAAAGGTACAGCAGGAAGCTGACAGCCTTCGTGCCGACAGAAATAAACTTTCAAAGCAGATTGGCGCTTTAATGGGACAGGGCAAAAAAGAAGAAGCAGAAGAAGTTAAGAAGCAGGTTGGTCTTAATTCAGCAAGATTAGCAGAGCTTGAAGAAAAAGAAACAGAATTACAGGCTAAAGTTAAAAAGATTATGATGGTAATTCCAAACATAATCGACCCAAGTGTACCAATTGGTAAAAATGACCAGGAAAACGTTGAAGTTCAGAGATATGGCGAACCTGTAGTTCCTGATTTTGAAATTCCATATCATACAGAGATTATGGAAAGCTTTAACGGCATTGACCTTGACAGTGCAAGAAGAGTTGCCGGAAACGGTTTCTACTACCTTATGGGAGACATTGCAAGACTTCATTCCGCAGTAATATCATACGCAAGGGATTTCATGATTAACAGAGGTTTTACTTATTGCGTACCTCCTTTCATGATTAGAAGCGACGTTGTTACAGGTGTTATGAGTTTTGATGAAATGGAAGCAATGATGTATAAGATTGAGGGCGAAGACCTTTACCTTATCGGAACAAGTGAACATTCAATGATTGGTAAATTTATTGATAACGTTCTTGAGGAAAAGAATCTTCCTTACACTCTTACAAGCTATTCGCCATGTTTCAGAAAAGAAAAAGGAGCGCATGGCATTGAAGAGAGAGGCGTATACAGAATACATCAGTTTGAAAAGCAGGAAATGATAGTTGTATGTAAACCTGAAGACAGCAAAATGTGGTTCGATAAATTATGGCAGAACACAGTAGACTTATTCAGAACACTTGATATCCCTGTCAGAACACTTGAATGTTGCTCAGGAGACCTTGCAGACCTTAAAGTTAAATCTGTAGACGTTGAAGCATGGTCACCAAGACAAAAAAAATATTTTGAAGTAGGAAGCTGTTCAAATCTTTCAGATGCACAGGCAAGACGTCTTGGCATCAGGGTAAAAGCGGAAGACGGAAGCAAATACTACGCACACACACTTAACAACACAGTTGTTGCACCTCCTAGAATGCTTATCGCATTTCTTGAAAATAATCTTAATGCAGACGGAAGTGTCAATATTCCTGAAGCATTACAGCCATATATGGGTGGAATGACCAAGATTGTAAAGAAATAA
- a CDS encoding HD-GYP domain-containing protein — MKKIQIVDIENGKILAKEVFNSKGLMLLSEGTVLKKEHIDKLAENNISEVYIVDSQEDEAAINFCIDNIEEDSVDIIKDVIDSKANISDDKEKDKIIQITKGIIDDILTNPQITEQIINVKRGNNDIYTHLLNTAVLSVVMAVKIGFEEEKLHDIALGALLHDIGIVDVKTYYMDTDVDRLPADEKFDYRKHVFYGYEKVKLCDWMTEITKNIILGHHEKVNGTGYPFHKRGKDIGDEVMLVAICDTFDEMIKGIGYEQKKIHEVIEYLRTVAAYSFDYDMLIKVLSNIAWFPNGSKVITNENEVGIIIKQNKGLADRPIIKIIRDSSGNDLKDGPVKNLLECLTVFIVDTTD, encoded by the coding sequence ATGAAAAAAATCCAGATAGTCGACATAGAAAATGGTAAAATATTAGCAAAAGAAGTGTTCAATAGTAAAGGGCTGATGCTGCTAAGCGAAGGAACAGTTTTAAAAAAAGAACACATAGATAAACTTGCGGAAAACAATATATCGGAAGTGTATATAGTTGATAGTCAAGAAGATGAAGCTGCAATAAACTTTTGTATTGACAACATAGAAGAAGACAGTGTTGATATAATCAAAGATGTCATAGATAGTAAAGCTAATATTTCAGATGATAAAGAAAAAGACAAAATAATTCAGATAACTAAAGGAATAATTGATGATATTCTGACAAATCCTCAGATAACGGAGCAGATAATAAATGTTAAAAGAGGAAACAATGATATATATACCCATCTTTTAAATACAGCGGTTTTGTCCGTTGTAATGGCAGTAAAGATTGGATTTGAAGAAGAAAAATTACATGATATTGCACTTGGAGCATTATTGCACGATATAGGAATTGTAGATGTTAAGACATATTACATGGACACAGATGTGGACAGGCTTCCGGCAGATGAAAAATTTGATTACAGAAAACATGTTTTTTACGGATATGAAAAAGTAAAACTCTGTGACTGGATGACGGAGATAACAAAAAATATAATCCTTGGTCATCATGAAAAAGTAAACGGAACAGGTTATCCGTTCCATAAGAGAGGAAAAGACATAGGCGATGAAGTTATGCTTGTGGCAATATGCGACACCTTTGATGAAATGATTAAAGGAATAGGATATGAACAAAAGAAGATACATGAGGTAATAGAATACCTCAGAACCGTCGCAGCATATTCTTTTGATTATGATATGCTTATTAAAGTGCTATCCAATATTGCATGGTTCCCTAACGGCAGTAAGGTAATTACCAATGAAAATGAAGTTGGTATTATTATAAAACAAAACAAAGGATTGGCAGACAGACCAATTATTAAAATTATCAGGGATTCGTCAGGTAATGACCTGAAGGACGGACCTGTAAAGAATTTGCTAGAATGTCTCACTGTATTTATAGTTGACACAACAGATTAA
- a CDS encoding DUF4446 family protein: MLDFFGLFSVDTLYVILGMAVVMAVMLVFLIINSVKIKKMKLTYTSFMSGKDGKSLEEVILKRFKEVDELKKEDAAKKVQLDDINESLRYAFSKMGMVKYDAFNEMGGKLSFALALLDNRNNGFLINAMHSREGCYTYVKEIINGESYINLGEEEKKALNKAINSESGDE; encoded by the coding sequence ATGTTAGATTTTTTTGGATTATTTAGTGTTGATACACTATATGTGATTTTAGGTATGGCTGTAGTAATGGCTGTAATGCTTGTTTTTTTGATTATTAATTCTGTAAAAATCAAAAAGATGAAATTGACGTATACAAGTTTTATGTCAGGAAAAGACGGAAAGAGCCTTGAGGAAGTCATTCTTAAAAGATTTAAAGAAGTCGATGAATTGAAGAAAGAAGACGCGGCTAAAAAAGTACAGTTAGATGATATAAATGAGTCATTAAGATATGCCTTTTCTAAAATGGGAATGGTAAAATATGATGCTTTTAATGAAATGGGTGGCAAATTAAGTTTTGCACTTGCATTGCTGGATAACAGAAACAATGGATTCCTTATAAATGCAATGCATAGCAGAGAAGGATGTTACACATATGTAAAAGAAATAATAAATGGCGAATCGTATATAAATCTTGGAGAAGAAGAAAAGAAAGCATTGAATAAGGCAATTAATTCAGAATCAGGAGATGAATAA
- a CDS encoding ParB/RepB/Spo0J family partition protein yields MAVKKGLGRGLNNLIPGVKEPEEKIVEVTADTVLKINDIEPNRNQPRKNFDEDTILELADSIKQYGVIEPIVVTKRDNYYEIIAGERRWRAAKKAGLKEVPVVIKNFSEQEAMEVALIENIQRENLNPIEEALAYQKLIKDYKLKQDEVAEKVSKSRVAVTNSLRLLKLDERVQKMVIDDMISGGHARALLAVSNGDTQYALAMKAFDEKLSVREVEKLIKNIGSEETKKPKDKPKDDFVYRDIESKLKEIIGTKVVIHNKNNNKGKIEIEYYSQDDFERIIELIKK; encoded by the coding sequence ATGGCAGTAAAAAAAGGTTTGGGAAGAGGACTTAATAATCTTATTCCCGGAGTAAAAGAACCAGAAGAAAAAATAGTAGAAGTTACCGCTGATACAGTTTTGAAAATAAATGATATAGAACCTAATCGTAATCAGCCAAGAAAAAACTTTGATGAAGATACGATATTGGAACTGGCAGATTCAATAAAGCAATATGGAGTTATTGAACCTATTGTAGTTACTAAACGCGATAATTATTATGAAATTATAGCAGGAGAGAGAAGATGGAGAGCCGCTAAAAAAGCCGGCTTGAAGGAAGTCCCTGTTGTAATCAAAAACTTCTCAGAACAGGAAGCAATGGAGGTTGCTCTTATTGAAAATATACAGAGAGAAAACCTTAATCCTATAGAGGAAGCATTGGCGTATCAGAAATTAATTAAAGATTATAAGTTGAAACAGGATGAAGTTGCAGAAAAAGTTTCAAAAAGCCGTGTGGCTGTAACCAATTCGCTTAGACTTTTAAAACTTGATGAACGCGTACAGAAAATGGTAATTGATGATATGATTTCCGGAGGACATGCAAGAGCACTTCTTGCCGTTAGTAATGGTGATACACAGTATGCCCTTGCAATGAAAGCTTTTGATGAGAAACTCAGTGTCCGTGAAGTTGAGAAACTGATAAAGAATATTGGCTCTGAAGAAACAAAAAAGCCAAAGGATAAACCAAAAGATGATTTTGTTTACAGGGATATTGAAAGTAAACTTAAAGAAATTATAGGAACTAAAGTTGTTATACATAACAAGAATAATAACAAAGGAAAAATTGAGATAGAATATTATTCCCAGGATGATTTTGAAAGAATAATTGAACTAATCAAAAAATAG